A window from Triticum aestivum cultivar Chinese Spring chromosome 6D, IWGSC CS RefSeq v2.1, whole genome shotgun sequence encodes these proteins:
- the LOC123143534 gene encoding uncharacterized protein codes for MWGLDGTDLQASPPPPRSLCGCIFFFPISSDALEHLIEHTTGGTCRGGQHVFVKYGDPSRLLLARPLMPCSIFSVPSPAAWRCRLLYPEDAPPQFLLTVVHMRVGLVELRDGESLEAIDWTRCRFDFFLVCSPIAPNHTQFVSELATY; via the exons ATGTGGGGGCTGGACGGGACAGATCTGCAggcatcgccgccgccaccgcgcagcCTCTGCGGCTGCATAttcttcttccccatctccagcGACGCGCTCGAACACCTCATCGAGCACACCACGGGTGGCACTTGCCGTGGAGGTCAACATGTGTTCGTCAAATATGGCGATCCAAGCCGCCTTCTGCTCGCTCGGCCGCTCATGCCATGTTCAATCTTCTCCGTGCCATCACCGGCTGCCTGGCGTTGCCGTCTTCTATATCCTGAAGATGCGCCTCCACAATTTCTTCTCACCGTAGTTCACATGAGGGTCGGTTTGGTTGAGCTTCGTGATGGAGAAAGTCTTGAAGCAATCGATTGGACTCGGTGCAG GTTCGATTTCTTCCTGGTCTGTAGCCCAATTGCTCCGAACCACACGCAATTTGTGAG CGAACTAGCGACATACTGA
- the LOC123141073 gene encoding uncharacterized protein encodes MALVSNPGDPALRIYGPNIYSGYPSPEEDSESRSYLLHKIGSFYRKARRRLACRRRLQAHGLCVGLLDPVSNVVVNSSIVHHSRKRERWRDREDAPQEDLERRSLDGLVVFLTRLFPNLAEGLAVRYLRLAKADALIAACAVASDHGIKWFHDCEAAPALINTALKCAGLAAGHPDADRLVHAWRNVSSRVDDALSLLDLLRESQSQRRRSHVVRDLASMVNEGPPQAREVAVRCAWQLAEASLRRHPRSMPQPDNDLPNRTLQDTIHGFYLEALARLPAGPGFHRSLVMAGHCYGPLDPVSNIIVNTVWHHSAFPPSMKL; translated from the coding sequence ATGGCGCTGGTGTCCAACCCCGGCGATCCGGCTCTCCGGATCTACGGGCCGAACATCTATTCTGGGTACCCCTCGCCCGAGGAAGACTCCGAGTCCAGGTCTTACCTGCTGCACAAGATCGGCTCCTTCTACCGCAAGGCGCGGAGGCGGCTCgcgtgccgccgccgcctgcaGGCGCACGGCCTCTGCGTCGGCCTCCTCGACCCGGTCTCTAACGTCGTCGTCAACAGTAGCATCGTCCACCACTCTCGCAAGCGCGAGCGGTGGCGCGACCGCGAGGATGCGCCGCAGGAGGACCTGGAGCGCCGCTCGCTCGACGGCCTGGTGGTCTTCCTCACCCGCCTGTTCCCCAACCTTGCGGAGGGCCTGGCCGTGCGCTACCTGCGCCTCGCCAAGGCCGACGCCCTCATCGCCGCCTGCGCCGTCGCGTCGGACCACGGCATCAAGTGGTTCCACGACTGCGAGGCCGCGCCTGCCCTCATCAACACGGCCCTCAAGTGCGCCGGACTGGCCGCCGGGCACCCCGAcgccgaccgcctcgtccacgCCTGGCGCAACGTCTCTAGCCGCGTTGACGACGCCCTGAGCCTGCTCGACTTGCTCCGCGAATCACAATCCCAACGCCGCCGCTCGCACGTCGTCAGGGATCTCGCCTCCATGGTCAACGAGGGACCGCCGCAGGCCCGTGAAGTAGCCGTGCGGTGCGCGTGGCAGCTCGCGGAAGCTTCCCTTCGCCGTCATCCCCGGAGCATGCCGCAACCGGACAATGACCTGCCCAACCGGACGCTGCAGGACACGATCCACGGGTTCTACCTCGAGGCCCTCGCGCGGCTGCCGGCGGGCCCTGGCTTCCACCGCAGCCTGGTCATGGCCGGCCACTGCTACGGCCCTCTCGACCCCGTCTCCAACATCATCGTCAACACCGTCTGGCACCACTCCGCGTTCCCGCCTTCCATGAAGCTCTAG